A stretch of Allostreptomyces psammosilenae DNA encodes these proteins:
- a CDS encoding helix-turn-helix domain-containing protein, whose translation MYHVRYRHTSGYTKIGNHLAQHRTLSLVARGLALYILSLPDGRRISIKLLAGRFQEGEVTIARALRELEAAGYLERRRERLPDGRITTRTVAHDNPAARETPPAAEPTPPQPSSPTPAPAPRGGDPAADLLSGLRAAAPALLLSESAVRALAPLAGVWLERGVSAEEVVRTLTRDLPTGLRSPYGLLRHRLIAGLPPALPASPPRSQPAPLPLHTCDGCDRCFRGPAPGLCRDCREASTGAA comes from the coding sequence GTGTACCACGTGCGGTACCGCCACACCTCCGGCTACACCAAGATTGGCAACCACCTCGCCCAGCACCGGACGCTCTCGCTGGTGGCGCGCGGGCTGGCGCTGTACATCCTGTCGCTGCCGGACGGCAGGCGGATCTCCATCAAACTGCTGGCCGGGCGCTTCCAGGAGGGCGAGGTCACCATTGCCCGTGCGCTGCGGGAGTTGGAGGCGGCGGGGTATCTGGAGCGTCGCCGCGAGCGGCTTCCGGACGGGCGGATCACCACGCGCACGGTCGCCCACGACAACCCGGCCGCGCGGGAGACTCCGCCGGCCGCCGAGCCCACCCCGCCCCAGCCGTCTTCGCCCACACCCGCACCCGCGCCGCGGGGCGGAGACCCCGCCGCCGACCTGCTGTCCGGCCTCCGCGCGGCTGCGCCCGCGTTGCTGCTCTCCGAGTCGGCCGTGAGGGCGCTGGCCCCGCTGGCGGGGGTCTGGTTGGAGCGCGGTGTGAGCGCCGAGGAGGTCGTGCGGACGCTCACCCGGGATCTGCCGACGGGCCTGCGCAGCCCTTACGGCCTGCTGCGCCACCGCCTGATCGCAGGGCTTCCCCCGGCCCTGCCGGCCAGCCCGCCGAGATCGCAGCCCGCACCCCTGCCGCTACACACCTGCGACGGCTGCGACCGCTGCTTCCGTGGACCAGCACCCGGCCTCTGCCGAGACTGCCGCGAGGCAAGCACGGGCGCGGCCTAA
- a CDS encoding NUDIX domain-containing protein: MAEPTTEEAHALKPALGSMTLLVAAVIVHDRETDRVVLLQRGPGAKFARGMWDLPVGKSDPGEPIIETAVRELREETGLVVDPQSLRLAHVIHGAFGVEAPNGFLTVVFVAHDWTGELLNGEPSKHAQVCWVDVKEIPQEFVPTTASALNRYLHGGPQVTLDGWS; this comes from the coding sequence ATGGCAGAGCCCACCACCGAAGAAGCACACGCACTGAAACCGGCACTTGGGTCAATGACGCTGCTCGTGGCTGCCGTGATCGTCCACGACAGGGAAACCGACCGCGTCGTACTGCTTCAGCGCGGCCCTGGGGCCAAGTTCGCGCGGGGAATGTGGGACCTTCCGGTGGGTAAGAGCGATCCCGGTGAGCCGATCATCGAGACCGCCGTCCGCGAGTTGCGAGAGGAAACTGGCCTGGTGGTCGATCCCCAGTCCCTCCGACTTGCGCACGTGATTCACGGGGCGTTCGGCGTGGAAGCTCCCAACGGATTTCTGACGGTGGTATTCGTCGCCCACGACTGGACCGGAGAGCTTCTGAACGGCGAGCCCAGCAAGCATGCCCAGGTGTGCTGGGTTGATGTGAAGGAGATCCCCCAAGAGTTCGTGCCGACAACCGCCAGCGCACTCAACAGATATCTCCACGGCGGCCCGCAGGTCACGCTGGATGGATGGAGTTAG
- a CDS encoding tetratricopeptide repeat protein, with amino-acid sequence MVSSTQCGLPGLRSWGANVTTRRQPNDRLRDAIAATGWTYEALAHAVRRVAAENGEILRTNKSAVAHWVDGARPSGRVGQYLAEALSRRAGRPITMREIGLEPVDEELPFVSDPVVAARDLGRADLERRRFLSAAAFTTTALSLPLNYDHEAVSRMLRVRRQSAHAGLAEINVVREITAVFSAADERLGGGHGLTTVTAYLADTAAPLLVARFPSEDVRRQAFAAVAELAYLAGWKHHDLGQEGAAQRYYLVGYQLACEADPHGHAGWMMRAMAHQALSLKQPRHCVALVQGALRRSVGHVDGRTEALLHITHARAHAAAKDKVAAARALLAAENALARDEEPQPSFSAVSGPAEGTIASHTARTLTDLADHAGTERQHRAALVRWDLRKYKRVHMLTYADLGDCLAAQAKADEAVAAWGQALDLMEGVSSDRTRKAITYIRPTLATYIRRRVPGAVELDRRAREALL; translated from the coding sequence ATGGTGTCGAGCACGCAATGCGGTTTACCCGGTTTACGTTCATGGGGAGCGAACGTGACGACTCGACGGCAGCCGAACGACCGACTCCGTGACGCTATCGCCGCGACCGGATGGACGTACGAGGCCCTGGCCCACGCCGTCCGCCGGGTGGCAGCCGAGAACGGCGAGATCCTGCGGACCAACAAGTCGGCGGTGGCTCACTGGGTCGACGGAGCACGCCCGTCCGGCCGGGTCGGCCAGTACCTCGCTGAGGCGCTGTCCCGACGGGCAGGCCGACCGATCACCATGAGGGAGATCGGGTTGGAGCCCGTTGATGAGGAACTGCCGTTCGTTTCGGACCCGGTGGTGGCAGCAAGGGACCTCGGCAGGGCGGATCTCGAACGTCGGCGTTTCCTGTCCGCCGCCGCTTTCACCACGACTGCTCTGTCCCTGCCACTGAACTACGACCACGAGGCTGTCTCGCGAATGCTCCGCGTGCGCAGACAGAGCGCACACGCCGGTTTGGCTGAGATCAACGTGGTGCGAGAGATCACGGCCGTTTTCAGTGCGGCGGACGAACGTCTCGGCGGCGGCCATGGCCTGACGACAGTAACCGCGTACCTTGCGGACACGGCCGCGCCATTGTTGGTGGCACGTTTTCCGTCGGAGGACGTCCGGCGCCAAGCATTCGCGGCCGTCGCGGAACTGGCGTACCTGGCCGGCTGGAAGCACCACGACCTGGGTCAGGAGGGTGCCGCGCAGCGCTATTACCTCGTGGGCTACCAACTGGCGTGTGAGGCCGATCCACACGGCCATGCCGGCTGGATGATGCGCGCCATGGCCCATCAGGCCCTGTCGCTCAAGCAACCACGCCACTGCGTCGCCCTGGTCCAAGGTGCTCTGCGTCGCAGCGTGGGACACGTGGACGGCCGAACGGAGGCACTGCTCCACATCACCCACGCCCGGGCACACGCCGCCGCAAAGGACAAGGTGGCGGCCGCTCGTGCCCTCCTCGCGGCCGAGAACGCCCTCGCGAGAGACGAGGAACCCCAACCTTCGTTTTCGGCGGTCAGCGGTCCGGCGGAAGGCACCATCGCTAGCCATACAGCCAGGACACTGACCGATCTCGCCGACCATGCCGGAACAGAGAGACAACATCGGGCGGCACTTGTTCGCTGGGACCTCAGGAAGTACAAGCGGGTACACATGCTCACCTACGCCGATCTTGGGGACTGCCTGGCCGCTCAGGCGAAGGCGGACGAGGCCGTGGCAGCGTGGGGGCAGGCGCTCGACCTCATGGAGGGTGTGTCATCAGACCGGACCCGCAAGGCCATCACGTACATCCGCCCCACCCTTGCGACCTACATCCGCCGGCGGGTTCCGGGGGCTGTGGAGCTCGATCGCCGCGCCCGTGAAGCACTGCTCTAG
- a CDS encoding MerR family transcriptional regulator → MFTIGDFARVGRVSVRMLRHYDAIGLLRPAHVDPASGYRFYEAAQLARLNRVIALKDLGFTLQQVRDILDQRVGAEELRGMLRLRRAELEAAMAAASARLVQVEARLHSIEREGAMPTDDVVIKRVPAVRVAELTAVAASFGPEDVGPTISPLFEELYRRLEAAGVAITGHSIAYYEAAPEEGDGAVVCHAAFPVAVAPDPGYDFAVVDLPAIESAATIVHRGPMDGVMPTAQALSRWIDANGHRSTGYARELYLECPENKEEWVTELQEPVARA, encoded by the coding sequence ATGTTCACCATCGGAGACTTCGCCAGGGTCGGCCGGGTGTCGGTCCGCATGCTGCGTCACTACGACGCCATCGGGCTGCTCCGCCCGGCCCACGTCGACCCGGCCAGCGGCTACCGCTTCTACGAGGCGGCCCAGCTCGCCCGGCTCAACCGGGTCATCGCCCTGAAGGACCTCGGCTTCACCCTCCAGCAGGTTCGGGACATCCTGGACCAGCGGGTGGGGGCCGAGGAACTGCGCGGCATGCTCAGGCTGCGCCGGGCGGAGCTGGAGGCGGCGATGGCCGCCGCCTCGGCCCGCCTGGTCCAGGTCGAGGCGCGGCTCCACAGCATCGAGAGGGAGGGCGCCATGCCCACCGACGACGTCGTGATCAAGCGTGTCCCGGCCGTCCGGGTCGCCGAGCTGACCGCGGTCGCGGCCAGCTTCGGCCCCGAGGACGTCGGGCCGACCATCAGCCCGCTGTTCGAGGAACTGTACCGGCGGCTGGAGGCCGCCGGCGTGGCCATCACCGGCCACAGCATCGCCTACTACGAGGCGGCCCCGGAGGAGGGCGACGGCGCGGTCGTCTGCCACGCCGCCTTCCCGGTGGCGGTGGCACCGGATCCGGGGTACGACTTCGCCGTCGTGGACCTGCCCGCGATCGAGAGCGCGGCGACCATCGTGCACCGCGGGCCGATGGACGGCGTCATGCCGACCGCGCAGGCCCTGTCGCGGTGGATCGACGCGAACGGGCACCGTTCCACCGGGTACGCCCGGGAGCTGTACCTGGAGTGCCCGGAGAACAAGGAGGAGTGGGTGACGGAGCTGCAGGAGCCCGTCGCGCGGGCGTGA
- a CDS encoding HhH-GPD-type base excision DNA repair protein, with the protein MNTTVHLAQQPEADELLGRSPLAALIGMLLDQQIPMEWAFTGPYTIAQRLGRDDLDAHEIAAHDPEAFAALLSAKPAVHRYPGSMARRVQQLCQYLVEHYGGDVTALWRDAGTGQELLRRLNALPGFGRQKAQIFVALLGKQFGITPEGWREAAGAYGEPGSHRSVADITGPESLARVRAFKQEAKRAAKAAKDAGQA; encoded by the coding sequence ATGAACACCACCGTCCACCTCGCCCAGCAGCCCGAGGCCGACGAACTGCTCGGGCGCAGCCCGCTGGCCGCCCTGATCGGGATGCTGCTCGACCAGCAGATCCCGATGGAGTGGGCGTTCACCGGCCCCTACACCATCGCGCAGCGCCTGGGCCGCGACGACCTGGACGCGCACGAGATCGCCGCCCACGACCCCGAGGCGTTCGCCGCGCTGCTGTCCGCCAAGCCCGCCGTGCACCGCTACCCGGGGTCCATGGCGCGGCGCGTGCAGCAGCTGTGCCAGTACCTGGTGGAGCACTACGGCGGCGACGTCACCGCGCTGTGGCGTGACGCCGGGACCGGCCAGGAACTCCTGCGGCGGCTGAACGCGTTGCCCGGATTCGGCAGGCAGAAGGCGCAGATCTTCGTCGCACTGCTCGGCAAGCAGTTCGGGATCACCCCCGAGGGCTGGCGCGAGGCGGCCGGCGCCTACGGCGAGCCCGGCTCCCACCGCTCGGTCGCCGACATCACCGGCCCCGAGTCGCTGGCCAGGGTCCGCGCCTTCAAACAGGAGGCCAAGCGGGCCGCGAAGGCCGCGAAGGACGCCGGGCAGGCCTGA
- a CDS encoding class I SAM-dependent methyltransferase, giving the protein MTQSWMLDELAHAGPEHLDPDYVAGYDRKGGAAPDEDIAVLRAHGVDASSTVVDLGAGPGRFATAVAPLVRRVVAVDVSPAMGDFLRARAADAGLTNIECVRAGFLSYRHAGPPADAVHSRHALHQLPDFWKAVALDRVARMLRPGGVLRLRDLVYDFRPADAAAVFDAWLDEAVDDPARGYTREELATHIRTEHSTFRWLLEPMLTAAGFEIVDATFHRSLFGAYTCVRR; this is encoded by the coding sequence ATGACCCAGTCCTGGATGCTCGACGAACTCGCCCACGCCGGCCCGGAGCACCTCGATCCCGACTACGTCGCCGGCTACGACCGCAAGGGCGGCGCCGCGCCGGACGAGGACATCGCGGTGCTGCGCGCGCACGGCGTCGACGCCTCCTCCACGGTGGTCGACCTGGGCGCCGGGCCCGGGCGGTTCGCCACCGCCGTCGCCCCGCTGGTCCGCCGCGTGGTGGCGGTGGACGTCTCCCCGGCGATGGGCGACTTCCTGCGCGCCCGCGCCGCCGACGCCGGCCTGACCAACATCGAGTGCGTCCGGGCCGGCTTCCTCAGCTACCGGCACGCCGGTCCGCCGGCCGACGCCGTGCACAGCCGGCACGCCCTGCACCAGCTGCCCGACTTCTGGAAGGCGGTGGCGCTCGACCGCGTCGCCCGGATGCTCCGGCCGGGCGGCGTGCTGCGGCTGCGCGACCTCGTCTACGACTTCCGGCCGGCCGACGCCGCCGCCGTCTTCGACGCCTGGCTGGACGAGGCGGTGGACGACCCGGCGCGCGGGTACACCCGCGAGGAACTGGCGACGCACATCCGCACCGAGCACAGCACCTTCCGCTGGCTGCTCGAACCGATGCTGACCGCCGCCGGATTCGAGATCGTCGACGCCACCTTCCACCGCTCCCTCTTCGGCGCGTACACCTGCGTCAGGCGCTGA
- a CDS encoding PP2C family protein-serine/threonine phosphatase → MGAGSGAGSVGGELETLAGRLAELAQAKQRVEGLLGAVLAISREVELPRVLHRIVTTAMELVGARYGALGVLAESGGHLERFITAGLSERERADLAGIDFPHGRGVLGQLIRHPEPTRVDDISSHPASVGFPPGHPPMRTLLGVAISVRGEIYGDLYLTERGDGQPFDREDEDIVVALAGAAGIAIENARLFSRIRESAEHFQRLLLPTLPDIRPFTGAAVYRPAAAPGRLGGDWYDAVVLPDDAVAVVIGDVVGHDLRAAAAMAQTRSMLRALLYDRRRPPSAVLNRLDETVHAVTELPVTTACLARIEPRGDRWRLRWSSAGHVPPLLIGPDGRAEYLEAEPGLPLGVDTSLHRPDHTHPLPPGSTVVFFTDGLVEHPERPLDDGLRELAELATAHAGLPVRDLVDTLAEHHPGDGHDDMAVFAVRIPRRPGG, encoded by the coding sequence GTGGGGGCCGGCTCGGGCGCCGGCTCCGTGGGCGGAGAGCTGGAGACCCTGGCGGGGCGGCTGGCGGAACTCGCCCAGGCCAAGCAGCGGGTCGAGGGCCTGCTGGGCGCGGTGCTGGCGATCAGCCGGGAGGTGGAGCTGCCGCGGGTGCTGCACCGGATCGTCACCACGGCGATGGAACTGGTCGGCGCGCGCTACGGGGCGCTGGGCGTGCTGGCCGAGTCCGGCGGACACCTGGAGCGGTTCATCACCGCCGGCCTGTCCGAACGGGAGCGCGCCGACCTGGCCGGGATCGACTTCCCACACGGCCGCGGCGTGCTCGGGCAGCTGATCCGGCATCCGGAGCCGACGCGGGTGGACGACATCTCCTCCCACCCCGCGTCCGTCGGGTTCCCGCCCGGCCACCCACCGATGCGCACCCTGCTCGGCGTGGCCATCAGCGTCCGCGGCGAGATCTACGGCGACCTGTACCTGACCGAGCGCGGCGACGGGCAGCCGTTCGACCGCGAGGACGAGGACATCGTGGTGGCCCTCGCCGGCGCCGCCGGCATCGCGATCGAGAACGCCCGGCTGTTCTCCCGGATCCGGGAGAGCGCCGAGCACTTCCAGCGGCTCCTGCTGCCCACCCTGCCCGACATCCGGCCCTTCACCGGTGCCGCCGTCTACCGGCCGGCCGCCGCGCCCGGCCGCCTGGGCGGCGACTGGTACGACGCCGTCGTGCTGCCCGACGACGCGGTGGCCGTCGTCATCGGCGACGTGGTCGGGCACGACCTGCGGGCCGCGGCGGCCATGGCACAGACCCGCAGCATGCTGCGCGCCCTGCTCTACGACCGGCGCCGGCCGCCCAGCGCCGTCCTGAACCGGCTGGACGAGACCGTGCACGCCGTCACCGAACTGCCGGTCACCACCGCCTGCCTGGCCCGCATCGAACCGCGCGGCGACCGGTGGAGGCTGCGGTGGAGCTCGGCCGGCCACGTGCCGCCCCTGCTGATCGGCCCGGACGGGCGGGCGGAGTACCTGGAGGCCGAGCCGGGCCTGCCGCTGGGCGTGGACACCTCCCTCCACCGCCCCGACCACACCCACCCGCTGCCTCCCGGCTCCACCGTGGTGTTCTTCACCGACGGGCTCGTCGAGCACCCGGAACGCCCACTCGACGACGGGCTGCGGGAGCTGGCCGAACTCGCCACCGCCCACGCCGGCCTTCCGGTGCGGGACCTGGTGGACACCCTGGCCGAGCACCACCCCGGCGACGGCCACGACGACATGGCGGTCTTCGCGGTGCGGATCCCGCGCCGCCCCGGCGGCTGA
- a CDS encoding NCS2 family permease — protein sequence MSSDLASDAADAAGASGSPDGSPDGARTATAPAPAAPGRNGLDRYFKITERGSTIAREVRGGVATFFTMAYIVVLNPLIIGLAPDADGATLGVPTVAAVTALVAGVMTILMGVVGRYPFAIATGLGLNAFVATTLAPQMTWADAMGLVVLEGLIITVLVLTGFRTAVFNAIPGQLKTAISVGIGLFIALIGLVDAGFVRRVPDAAGTTVPVQLGVGGNLQSWPVLVFAVGVLLMAVLVARRVRGALLLGIVVTSLLAVIVETVAGVGPTVADDGTVNPNGWSLVVPALPDSVASAPDFGLLGQFSLLGSIERIGAVAALLFVFTLVLADFFDTMGTVVGVGAEGRLLDDKGRLPGIGRVLFVDSLAAIAGGAGSTSSNTTYIESAAGVGEGARTGLASVVTGVLFLLATLFTPLVSVVPSEAAGAALVVVGFLMITQIRTIDFDDHGIAIPAFLTMIVMPFTYSITNGIGAGLVAYVAIRTAQGRARDIHPLLWIVSALFLAYFAISPIQDLLGVA from the coding sequence ATGAGTTCCGACCTGGCCTCCGACGCCGCCGACGCGGCCGGTGCCTCCGGCTCCCCCGACGGCTCCCCCGACGGCGCCCGGACGGCGACGGCCCCGGCCCCGGCCGCTCCCGGCCGCAACGGACTGGATCGCTACTTCAAGATCACCGAACGTGGCTCCACCATCGCCCGCGAGGTCCGCGGCGGCGTGGCGACGTTCTTCACCATGGCCTACATCGTGGTGCTGAACCCGCTGATCATCGGCCTCGCCCCGGACGCCGACGGCGCGACCCTCGGCGTGCCCACGGTGGCGGCGGTGACCGCGCTGGTCGCGGGCGTGATGACGATCCTGATGGGCGTGGTCGGGCGCTACCCGTTCGCGATCGCCACCGGCCTGGGTCTGAACGCCTTCGTCGCCACCACCCTGGCGCCCCAGATGACCTGGGCCGACGCCATGGGTCTGGTGGTGCTGGAGGGCCTGATCATCACCGTTCTGGTGCTGACCGGCTTCCGCACCGCCGTGTTCAACGCCATCCCCGGCCAGCTCAAGACGGCGATCAGCGTCGGCATCGGCCTGTTCATCGCGCTGATCGGGCTGGTGGACGCCGGGTTCGTGCGACGCGTCCCGGACGCCGCGGGCACCACCGTCCCGGTGCAGCTGGGCGTCGGCGGCAACCTGCAGAGCTGGCCGGTGCTGGTCTTCGCCGTGGGCGTGCTGCTGATGGCGGTCCTGGTGGCCCGCCGGGTGCGGGGCGCCCTGCTGCTCGGCATCGTGGTCACCAGCCTGCTCGCCGTGATCGTGGAGACGGTCGCCGGAGTGGGCCCGACCGTGGCCGACGACGGCACCGTCAATCCGAACGGCTGGAGCCTGGTCGTCCCGGCGCTGCCGGACAGCGTCGCCTCCGCCCCGGACTTCGGCCTGCTCGGGCAGTTCAGCCTGCTCGGCTCCATCGAGCGGATCGGCGCGGTCGCCGCCCTGCTGTTCGTGTTCACCCTGGTGCTGGCCGACTTCTTCGACACCATGGGCACCGTGGTGGGTGTCGGCGCGGAGGGCAGGCTGCTCGACGACAAGGGGCGGCTGCCGGGCATCGGGCGCGTGCTCTTCGTGGACTCGCTCGCCGCGATAGCCGGCGGCGCCGGATCCACCTCCTCCAACACCACCTACATCGAGTCGGCCGCGGGTGTCGGCGAGGGTGCCCGCACCGGCCTGGCCAGCGTGGTCACCGGGGTGCTGTTCCTGCTCGCCACCCTGTTCACCCCGCTGGTCTCCGTGGTCCCCTCCGAGGCCGCCGGCGCCGCGCTGGTGGTCGTGGGCTTCCTGATGATCACGCAGATCCGGACGATCGACTTCGACGACCACGGGATCGCCATCCCGGCCTTCCTGACCATGATCGTCATGCCGTTCACCTACTCCATCACCAACGGCATCGGCGCCGGCCTGGTCGCCTACGTCGCCATCCGCACCGCCCAGGGCCGCGCCCGCGACATCCACCCGCTGCTGTGGATCGTCAGCGCGCTGTTCCTGGCCTACTTCGCCATCAGCCCGATCCAGGACCTGCTCGGCGTGGCCTGA
- a CDS encoding purine-nucleoside phosphorylase, with protein MPRIPRRTPRPSLAVAATTAAVLAATGIAPASGAAGGDGSPSNRRVKVGVLVITMFEGETAPWLANESLPLSVDVPGAYGPVRCDTEGLCVLTTGMGKSNAAATMSAVLDSPRLDFDDAYFLTAGIAGTPPENGTLGFAAWARWIVDYDLGHHLLPETAPDVPHGYLPLDMDTSVFRLNDDLVEEAYELTKDLELADSERSREIRSRYPGQEGVRPYVTVCDTVTGDDWFSGRELSERAGYITDLRTDGQGEYCTTQMEDNATATVLARRGHLDRYLNLRTASNFDQPYPGQSVTEHIATDSGAYRSSVDNAYLVGSTVADHLLAHPPVD; from the coding sequence ATGCCGAGGATCCCACGCCGCACGCCGCGACCATCCCTCGCGGTCGCCGCCACCACGGCCGCCGTCCTGGCCGCCACCGGCATCGCCCCGGCCTCCGGCGCGGCGGGTGGGGACGGCTCCCCGAGCAACCGCAGGGTGAAGGTGGGCGTGCTGGTCATCACCATGTTCGAGGGCGAGACCGCCCCGTGGCTGGCGAACGAGTCGCTGCCGCTCTCGGTCGACGTCCCGGGGGCGTACGGCCCGGTGCGCTGCGACACCGAAGGGCTGTGCGTCCTGACGACCGGGATGGGCAAGTCGAACGCGGCCGCCACCATGAGCGCCGTCCTGGACAGCCCGCGGCTCGACTTCGACGACGCCTACTTCCTGACCGCCGGCATCGCCGGAACGCCCCCGGAGAACGGGACGCTCGGCTTCGCCGCCTGGGCGCGCTGGATCGTCGACTACGACCTCGGCCACCACCTCCTGCCCGAGACCGCGCCGGACGTCCCCCACGGCTACCTGCCGCTGGACATGGACACCAGCGTCTTCCGCCTCAACGACGACCTGGTCGAGGAGGCCTACGAGCTGACCAAGGACCTGGAGCTGGCCGACAGCGAGCGGTCTCGGGAGATCCGCTCCCGCTACCCGGGCCAGGAGGGCGTGCGGCCCTACGTCACCGTCTGCGACACCGTGACCGGCGACGACTGGTTCTCCGGCCGGGAGCTCTCCGAACGGGCGGGCTACATCACGGACCTGCGGACGGACGGTCAGGGCGAGTACTGCACCACGCAGATGGAGGACAACGCCACCGCGACCGTCCTGGCGCGCCGCGGCCACCTCGACCGCTACCTCAACCTGCGCACCGCCAGCAACTTCGACCAGCCCTATCCGGGACAGAGCGTCACCGAGCACATCGCGACCGACTCCGGGGCCTACCGGTCCTCCGTCGACAACGCCTACCTGGTGGGCTCCACCGTCGCGGACCACCTCCTGGCGCACCCACCCGTCGACTGA
- a CDS encoding TetR/AcrR family transcriptional regulator: protein MTSPSPTAPPARPDGPLPLRERKKLRTRRALAEAALALFSERGYDATTLDDVVDAVEVSKRTFFRNYACKEDVALAPELELWAHYRTAVRDRPLTGSLLTFYQETLFETLADMSDDWERHFLTSRKLAESTPALTAHSLENCSRTTEAVIDAVIERLGPGHPDPIRLRLPLEVVIAAWRWALHRWSSRPGEPAREDLVAEMRQAFAAIGDSMRLTLDDA from the coding sequence ATGACCTCCCCGTCCCCCACCGCCCCGCCGGCACGGCCCGACGGCCCGCTGCCGCTGCGGGAGCGGAAGAAGCTGCGCACCCGCCGGGCGCTCGCCGAGGCGGCGCTCGCGCTGTTCAGCGAGCGCGGCTACGACGCGACGACGCTGGACGACGTGGTCGACGCGGTGGAGGTCTCCAAGCGGACGTTCTTCCGGAACTACGCCTGCAAGGAGGACGTCGCGCTCGCCCCCGAGCTGGAGCTGTGGGCCCACTACCGCACCGCGGTCAGGGACCGCCCACTGACCGGCTCACTGCTGACGTTCTATCAGGAGACGCTCTTCGAGACGTTGGCCGACATGAGCGACGACTGGGAGCGGCACTTCCTGACCAGCCGCAAGCTGGCCGAGAGCACCCCGGCGCTGACCGCGCACAGCCTGGAGAACTGCTCCAGGACCACCGAGGCGGTGATCGACGCGGTGATCGAGCGCCTCGGGCCCGGGCACCCGGATCCGATACGGCTGCGGCTGCCCCTGGAGGTCGTCATCGCGGCCTGGCGGTGGGCCCTGCACCGCTGGTCCTCCCGCCCCGGCGAACCGGCCCGGGAGGATCTGGTCGCCGAGATGCGGCAGGCCTTCGCCGCCATCGGCGACAGCATGCGGCTGACCCTCGACGACGCCTGA
- a CDS encoding zinc-binding dehydrogenase translates to MRALTVDHSAPGHLVLGEVPEPQPAPNQALVRVKAISLNAGEVKHLLPQAEPGAVLGWDAAGVVVQAAADGSGPAVGTPVVTFEWDGAWAELRAVATDRIAAVPEDADLGAMSTIPVAATSALRGLHRLGPILGRRVLVTGAGGGVGRFAVQLAAMGGAEVVAATSDPSAAEGLRRLGAAEVVTDGPRYSTDRVHGVIDNVGGPHLVGGYELLHRGGTLVALGASAGVPEVFEIGALRGGDDRHDRSIVSFFLPDTGPGLGADMGWLAAKVASGALDPQISWRGSWTDVAEATDRLVGRRLPGKAVLEVD, encoded by the coding sequence ATGCGTGCCCTGACCGTCGATCACTCCGCCCCGGGTCACCTGGTACTCGGCGAGGTCCCCGAGCCCCAGCCCGCGCCGAACCAGGCGCTGGTGCGGGTCAAGGCCATCTCGCTCAACGCCGGGGAGGTCAAGCACCTGCTGCCGCAGGCCGAGCCCGGCGCCGTCCTGGGCTGGGACGCCGCGGGCGTCGTCGTCCAGGCCGCCGCCGACGGCAGCGGACCGGCCGTCGGCACCCCGGTGGTGACCTTCGAATGGGACGGCGCCTGGGCCGAGCTGCGCGCCGTCGCCACCGACCGGATCGCCGCGGTCCCCGAGGACGCCGACCTCGGCGCCATGAGCACCATCCCGGTCGCCGCCACCTCGGCCCTGCGCGGACTCCACCGGCTCGGCCCGATCCTCGGCCGTCGCGTCCTGGTCACCGGCGCCGGTGGCGGTGTCGGCCGGTTCGCCGTCCAGCTCGCCGCCATGGGCGGCGCGGAGGTGGTCGCCGCCACCAGCGACCCGTCCGCCGCCGAAGGGCTGCGCCGGCTCGGCGCCGCCGAGGTGGTGACGGACGGCCCGCGCTACTCGACGGACCGCGTGCACGGCGTGATCGACAACGTCGGCGGCCCCCACCTGGTCGGCGGCTACGAGCTCCTGCACCGCGGCGGCACCCTGGTGGCGCTCGGCGCGTCCGCCGGTGTCCCCGAGGTGTTCGAGATCGGCGCGCTGCGCGGCGGCGACGACCGCCACGACCGCTCGATCGTCAGCTTCTTCCTGCCCGACACCGGACCGGGCCTCGGTGCCGACATGGGCTGGCTGGCCGCCAAGGTCGCCTCCGGGGCCCTGGATCCGCAGATCAGCTGGCGCGGTTCCTGGACGGACGTCGCGGAGGCCACCGACCGCCTGGTCGGCCGGCGGCTCCCAGGCAAGGCGGTGCTGGAGGTCGACTGA